A single window of Moorena sp. SIOASIH DNA harbors:
- a CDS encoding FAD-dependent oxidoreductase, with product MSKVAIIGCGIVGAAIAYELSRVNGLSITVLDQHLPAQGSTGAALGVLMGAISKKVKGRAWQLRQASIQRYQTLIPELEALTGYQIPVNRNGILKLCLPGEDLASWEKLVQTRLSQGWQLEIWDVPQVKHRCPQLSEDKFIAGIYSPQDLQIDPTALTQVLVAGAEANGVRFNFGITVKGFESIGSDLNNSLNCSQIYTDAGTLEIDWLVVAAGLGSSGLIKMLQPQDLQVSRDLPLTLKPVLGQGVKLRLPQPMGYEDFQPVITRDDVHILPVGKQDYWVGATVEFPDDAGNVEAQPGLLEVVRQNAIAFCPPLATAEIIHTWYGLRPRPEGRPAPVIDQLPGYNNVWLATGHYRNGVLLAPATAQIIREKIIDSGK from the coding sequence GTGAGTAAAGTCGCTATTATTGGATGCGGTATCGTTGGAGCAGCGATCGCATATGAACTTAGTCGGGTAAATGGGCTAAGTATCACTGTCCTCGACCAGCATCTGCCAGCACAAGGCTCTACTGGTGCTGCTTTAGGGGTACTGATGGGTGCCATTAGTAAGAAAGTGAAGGGTAGGGCGTGGCAGCTGCGGCAAGCCAGTATCCAGCGCTATCAGACCCTGATTCCTGAATTAGAGGCACTCACAGGATACCAGATTCCAGTCAATCGCAACGGTATCTTGAAGCTGTGTTTGCCTGGAGAAGACTTGGCTTCTTGGGAAAAACTAGTACAAACTCGCCTCTCCCAAGGTTGGCAATTAGAAATTTGGGATGTTCCCCAAGTTAAGCACCGTTGCCCTCAGCTGAGTGAAGATAAATTTATTGCTGGCATCTATTCTCCCCAAGACCTACAAATTGATCCAACTGCCCTAACCCAAGTATTAGTGGCTGGTGCTGAGGCTAATGGGGTTAGGTTTAATTTTGGAATCACAGTAAAAGGCTTTGAATCCATAGGTTCCGATCTCAACAATTCTCTCAATTGCTCCCAAATCTATACCGATGCTGGAACCCTAGAGATAGATTGGCTAGTAGTGGCTGCTGGGTTAGGTTCATCTGGACTGATTAAGATGCTCCAACCACAAGACTTGCAAGTTAGTCGAGATCTGCCTCTGACTCTAAAACCAGTACTGGGACAAGGAGTAAAATTGCGGCTGCCCCAGCCCATGGGATATGAAGATTTTCAGCCAGTGATTACTCGTGATGATGTTCATATTTTGCCAGTAGGTAAGCAAGACTACTGGGTGGGCGCAACGGTTGAGTTTCCCGATGATGCAGGGAATGTGGAAGCACAACCAGGGTTACTGGAGGTGGTCAGACAGAATGCGATCGCATTTTGCCCTCCTCTCGCCACAGCAGAGATTATCCACACATGGTACGGGTTACGCCCTCGTCCAGAAGGACGACCTGCCCCTGTCATTGATCAACTCCCTGGTTACAATAATGTTTGGCTAGCAACAGGTCATTATCGCAATGGTGTACTCCTTGCTCCGGCTACGGCACAAATAATTCGGGAAAAAATTATTGACTCAGGAAAATAG
- the polA gene encoding DNA polymerase I, which yields MPRSTTTSSNSVQAPEDSAMAASPLLLLIDGHSLAFRSYFAFAKSRQGGLRTKTGIPTSVCFGFIKSLLEVMESENPNAIAIAFDTKEATFRQQADASYKANRTETPEDFLPDVKNLQQLLQGLRIPVITSPGYEADDILATLAHQATDQGYRVKIVSGDRDLFQLVAPYKGITVLYLSGPFARGGATVGPAEYGLEEVEAKLGVLPSQVVDYKALCGDPSDNIPGVKGIGEKTAVKLLKEYQNLDNIYASLDTIKGAVKKKLEVGKSDAEHARYLAQLRFDTPIDIDLDQCQLQGFDPQVLKPLLEHLELKTFISQIDKLQQRFGGVVLEDIQTNAPNNTDSDTDSDTDSDTDTQEDDDISFFSVAETEEFQEQGSNTGSIQPQIIDTVDKLNQLVEQLKYYTDAGNPVAWDTETSDLEPRDAQLVGIGCCWGKELTDVAYIPIGHKDGTNLDQDMVLESLRPILESSDYPKVLQNSKFDRLVFRCNGIQLAGVVFDTMLASYVLNPETSHKLSDLGLHYLGIEAKSYDDLVPKGKTIGDLDIPTVANYCGMDAYTTFGIVSKLREELDKISPLHKLLLEVEQPLEPVLAEMEYQGISIDKDYLEQFSQQLEKDLVAIKQQAYQDAGQEFNLGSPKQLSQLLFEKLGLDRRKSRKTKTGYSTDATILAKLQGDHPVVDAILEYRSLSKLKSTYVDALPALMRSDTKRVHTDFNQTVTTTGRLSSSSPNLQNIPIRTDFSRQIRKGFIPESGWLLVSADYSQIELRILAHLSQEPVLVEAYQTQADVHTLTAQMLFDKEDITAEERRLGKIINFGVIYGMGAQRFAREAKVSAAQGKVFIDRLNQRYPLVFAYLEETKKKAIAQGYVETILGRRRYFSFGGNSLRKLQGKPLDQIDLDQLKGMNAYDAGSLRAAANSPIQGSSADIIKIAMVNLYQELQKYQARLLLQVHDELIFEIPPDEWEELQVNIRETMESAVKLSVPLVVEIHAGENWMEAK from the coding sequence ATGCCTAGATCTACTACTACTTCTTCCAACTCTGTCCAAGCCCCTGAAGATTCCGCAATGGCAGCATCCCCCCTACTGCTTCTAATTGATGGTCATTCTCTGGCTTTTCGCTCCTATTTCGCTTTTGCCAAAAGTCGTCAGGGTGGATTACGGACTAAAACTGGAATTCCGACCAGTGTCTGTTTTGGCTTCATTAAATCCTTGTTAGAGGTAATGGAGTCAGAAAACCCGAATGCGATCGCAATTGCTTTCGATACCAAAGAAGCCACCTTTCGCCAACAAGCCGATGCTAGTTATAAGGCCAATCGCACCGAAACACCAGAAGATTTCCTCCCAGATGTAAAGAATCTCCAGCAGTTACTGCAAGGGTTAAGAATCCCAGTAATAACTTCTCCTGGTTATGAAGCTGATGATATATTAGCAACCTTAGCTCACCAAGCTACTGATCAAGGCTATCGTGTCAAAATTGTATCTGGCGACCGCGATTTATTTCAACTAGTTGCTCCATATAAAGGAATTACCGTTTTATATCTCAGTGGTCCCTTTGCTAGAGGGGGTGCTACAGTTGGACCTGCGGAATATGGCTTGGAAGAAGTAGAAGCAAAATTGGGAGTTTTACCCTCTCAAGTCGTAGATTATAAAGCCCTCTGTGGGGATCCATCCGATAATATTCCTGGAGTTAAGGGCATCGGAGAAAAGACTGCAGTTAAGTTACTCAAAGAATACCAAAACCTGGATAATATTTATGCTTCCCTTGATACTATTAAGGGTGCTGTTAAGAAAAAGCTGGAAGTCGGTAAGTCAGATGCTGAGCATGCTCGCTATTTGGCTCAATTGCGATTCGATACTCCTATCGATATTGATTTAGACCAGTGTCAGCTCCAAGGATTCGATCCTCAGGTGCTCAAACCGCTATTAGAGCATTTGGAGTTAAAAACATTTATCAGTCAAATTGATAAACTACAGCAGCGTTTTGGTGGCGTAGTGCTAGAGGATATCCAAACTAATGCCCCAAATAATACTGATAGTGATACTGATAGCGATACTGATAGTGATACTGATACTCAGGAAGATGATGATATTTCCTTTTTCAGTGTAGCGGAAACGGAAGAGTTTCAAGAGCAAGGGTCTAATACTGGTTCGATTCAACCACAAATTATCGATACTGTAGACAAGCTCAATCAATTAGTTGAACAGCTAAAATACTATACCGATGCTGGAAATCCTGTGGCTTGGGATACAGAAACTAGTGATTTGGAACCACGGGATGCTCAGTTGGTAGGGATTGGCTGTTGTTGGGGAAAAGAACTTACTGATGTTGCTTATATTCCTATCGGTCATAAAGATGGGACTAACTTAGACCAGGATATGGTCTTAGAATCCCTACGTCCAATTTTAGAAAGCTCAGATTATCCCAAAGTCTTACAAAATAGTAAATTTGACCGACTAGTGTTCCGTTGTAACGGGATTCAGCTAGCAGGAGTGGTATTCGATACGATGCTAGCTAGTTATGTACTCAATCCCGAAACTAGCCATAAACTTAGTGACCTAGGGCTGCACTATTTAGGAATAGAGGCAAAAAGTTATGATGATTTAGTTCCAAAAGGGAAAACTATCGGAGATTTAGACATTCCCACGGTAGCCAATTACTGTGGGATGGATGCTTATACCACCTTCGGAATAGTTTCTAAATTACGAGAAGAATTGGATAAAATCTCCCCTTTGCATAAACTGTTGCTAGAGGTAGAGCAACCCCTCGAACCGGTATTAGCTGAGATGGAATACCAGGGGATTAGTATTGATAAGGATTATCTGGAACAGTTCTCCCAACAGCTGGAAAAGGATTTAGTGGCAATTAAACAGCAAGCCTATCAAGATGCTGGACAAGAATTTAATTTAGGTTCCCCTAAACAGCTGAGTCAGTTACTGTTTGAGAAACTAGGGTTAGATCGTAGGAAGTCTCGTAAAACCAAAACCGGTTACTCTACCGATGCTACTATCTTAGCTAAATTACAAGGAGACCATCCAGTAGTAGATGCTATTCTGGAATACCGTAGTTTATCTAAATTGAAATCTACCTATGTGGATGCTTTACCAGCACTGATGCGTTCCGATACTAAACGAGTACATACGGATTTTAATCAGACCGTGACCACAACTGGTAGACTATCCTCCTCTAGTCCTAATTTACAAAATATTCCTATTCGTACTGATTTTAGTCGCCAGATTCGGAAGGGTTTTATTCCAGAATCCGGTTGGCTGTTGGTATCCGCTGACTATTCCCAAATTGAGTTACGAATCCTAGCGCACTTGAGTCAAGAGCCAGTGCTAGTGGAAGCTTACCAAACTCAAGCCGATGTCCATACCTTGACAGCGCAAATGTTATTTGATAAAGAAGACATTACTGCTGAAGAGCGGCGCTTGGGTAAGATAATTAATTTTGGCGTAATTTACGGCATGGGAGCACAACGGTTTGCTCGGGAAGCTAAGGTATCGGCAGCTCAAGGAAAAGTATTTATTGATCGATTGAACCAGCGCTATCCTCTAGTGTTTGCGTATTTAGAGGAAACCAAGAAAAAAGCGATCGCACAAGGCTATGTAGAAACTATACTCGGACGCCGTCGCTATTTTAGCTTTGGTGGTAACAGTCTTAGAAAGCTGCAAGGTAAGCCTCTCGATCAGATTGATCTCGATCAACTTAAGGGTATGAATGCTTATGATGCTGGGTCATTAAGAGCAGCAGCTAATTCCCCGATTCAAGGCTCTAGCGCTGATATTATCAAAATTGCTATGGTTAATCTGTATCAAGAGTTACAAAAATATCAGGCGCGGTTGCTATTACAAGTCCATGATGAATTAATCTTTGAAATTCCCCCTGATGAATGGGAAGAATTGCAGGTAAACATTCGGGAAACTATGGAATCAGCAGTTAAGTTGAGTGTTCCTTTGGTTGTGGAAATACATGCTGGGGAAAATTGGATGGAAGCGAAATAA
- a CDS encoding DUF5615 family PIN-like protein: MKLLFDQNLSHKLVARLADLFPDSSHVQFHGLAEKTDTEIWEFAKANDFCIVTQDADFAERSRLYGYPPKVLWLRCGNAPAKQVEALLRSGAEAIQELLDNSKLHCLELH; encoded by the coding sequence TTGAAACTCCTTTTTGACCAAAATCTAAGCCATAAACTGGTGGCTCGACTAGCAGATCTTTTCCCTGATTCGAGCCATGTTCAGTTTCATGGTCTGGCAGAGAAAACGGATACTGAAATCTGGGAATTTGCTAAAGCAAACGATTTTTGTATCGTGACTCAAGATGCAGACTTTGCGGAAAGAAGCCGTTTGTATGGTTATCCACCTAAAGTACTGTGGCTACGTTGCGGTAACGCACCCGCCAAACAAGTGGAAGCTCTACTGCGCTCTGGCGCAGAAGCAATTCAAGAACTTTTAGATAACTCCAAACTGCATTGCCTAGAATTGCACTAA
- a CDS encoding helix-turn-helix domain-containing protein encodes MNKCVGTTEAASLLGISSRRLRQLLEKGRVRGAYKSGKFWIIPLFNHLPQITKGNRGPIGKWRTSRPPALAKINVNRNHIGSNMKKSPQDRKPVISVKRKGTNLYGNEVEILGPCKIVYQPDNPLDCGARLWIETFSDIHFVGGSFPASS; translated from the coding sequence ATGAACAAGTGCGTTGGAACTACTGAAGCCGCATCTCTATTAGGAATTTCTTCTCGACGATTGCGCCAACTCCTAGAAAAAGGTCGGGTGCGGGGTGCCTATAAAAGCGGGAAATTCTGGATTATTCCTCTGTTCAACCATTTGCCACAAATTACTAAAGGTAATCGTGGACCCATTGGCAAATGGCGCACTAGTCGTCCGCCAGCTTTAGCGAAGATTAATGTCAATCGCAATCACATTGGCTCGAATATGAAGAAAAGCCCTCAAGACCGGAAGCCAGTGATTTCAGTAAAACGAAAGGGCACCAATCTCTACGGTAATGAGGTGGAAATCCTCGGTCCGTGTAAAATTGTGTATCAGCCGGATAATCCTCTCGATTGTGGCGCTCGTTTGTGGATTGAAACCTTTAGTGATATTCACTTTGTTGGTGGTAGTTTTCCAGCTAGTAGCTGA
- a CDS encoding biotin--[acetyl-CoA-carboxylase] ligase, giving the protein MNKSSFNQQAFEIALEAVREKLPLNSPGMGQFPPIPLQVFDTLPSTNQTLWELLKQGATVPTMVIAGQQTAGRGQWGRQWQSPKGGLYLSLALAPKLQALDSAQLTMCSAWGIATALRAYAIPVSLKWPNDLLLKGRKLGGILTETRVQQGQITKAVMGVGINWSNDVPESGINLHSFWQPESSATVTSIEMLAAIVLQGLLSGYQLWSEEGMNSLLPRYLALFNYQGSQVMVEGNRGIITGVTPRGELRVHLHDTPTPKEILLKPGTISLGYRSC; this is encoded by the coding sequence ATGAATAAAAGCTCATTTAATCAACAAGCGTTTGAAATTGCTCTGGAAGCAGTAAGGGAAAAGTTGCCCCTCAACTCCCCAGGCATGGGGCAATTCCCACCAATTCCCCTACAGGTCTTTGACACTCTTCCATCAACCAACCAAACCCTTTGGGAATTGCTCAAACAAGGAGCAACAGTTCCCACTATGGTTATTGCTGGGCAACAGACAGCAGGGCGGGGACAGTGGGGACGACAATGGCAATCTCCAAAAGGTGGACTCTACTTATCCTTAGCTTTAGCTCCCAAGTTACAGGCATTGGACAGCGCCCAGCTAACCATGTGTAGTGCTTGGGGAATTGCTACAGCTTTGAGAGCTTACGCCATACCAGTGTCTCTGAAGTGGCCCAATGACCTACTACTTAAGGGACGCAAACTCGGAGGTATTCTAACAGAAACCCGTGTCCAACAGGGTCAAATTACCAAAGCAGTTATGGGTGTCGGAATCAACTGGAGCAATGACGTGCCAGAATCTGGCATCAATTTGCACTCATTTTGGCAACCCGAGTCCTCTGCCACTGTGACTTCTATAGAAATGCTGGCTGCGATTGTTTTACAAGGACTACTGTCCGGATATCAACTCTGGTCAGAGGAAGGAATGAATAGTTTGCTACCACGATATCTAGCGCTATTCAATTATCAAGGAAGCCAGGTCATGGTAGAAGGAAATCGAGGCATCATAACAGGGGTAACCCCTAGGGGCGAACTGCGAGTGCATCTACACGATACTCCGACCCCAAAAGAAATTTTGCTCAAGCCCGGTACAATCAGTCTTGGCTATCGTAGTTGTTGA
- a CDS encoding NblA/ycf18 family protein → MSKPVELSLEQKFNLRSFESQVQKMSREQAQEFLIKLYEQMMMRETMYKEVLKHEWGL, encoded by the coding sequence ATGTCTAAACCAGTAGAACTTTCCCTGGAACAAAAATTTAACCTGCGGTCCTTTGAATCTCAGGTCCAGAAAATGAGCCGTGAGCAAGCTCAGGAATTCCTAATCAAACTCTATGAGCAAATGATGATGCGTGAAACAATGTACAAAGAAGTCCTAAAACACGAGTGGGGATTATAG
- a CDS encoding transposase: MYKTIPVKANFSYEERAFWEFQCKNANSLWNCATYYSKQKHYNWLEQQSEAYTTYWRDDILRYGWKTYKCSIKYPELCKELKDNPHYKALAAQSAQQTLKSVAESITSYNQLVGLYYKGQVDRPRLLRYRKKGGLAAVTFPKQAITYKEGLFYPSISKESKPELLTEIVLEPPDFIDPDWVKEVAVRPYLGQLWIDWVIDDGKQPVENNPNLDYSQAWSFDHGGDNWLTGVSTQGKSLIIDGRKLKSMNQGYARLVAKYKSGKPDFYWDSNLDRVQRKRNNQMRDAINKAARFIINRCLSDRVGNLIVGWNERQKDSINIGKRGNQNFVVIPTKRLINRLEQLCPEYGIKLTITEEAYTSKASYLDDDSLPKHGEKPKGWTPSGKRVKRGLYKSSKGHLINADCNGAGNIARKVATQLGLDLTKVGRGALTLPHRYDLFTYLSRSYRNKGVREASPSAIAARVHPAA, translated from the coding sequence TTGTACAAGACAATTCCAGTAAAAGCTAATTTTTCATACGAGGAAAGAGCTTTCTGGGAATTTCAGTGTAAAAACGCTAATAGTTTATGGAATTGCGCTACTTATTACTCCAAGCAAAAGCATTACAATTGGTTAGAACAACAATCAGAAGCTTATACGACTTATTGGAGAGATGACATATTGCGCTACGGTTGGAAGACTTATAAATGTAGTATTAAATACCCAGAGCTTTGTAAGGAGCTGAAAGACAATCCTCATTACAAAGCTCTGGCTGCCCAATCGGCGCAACAGACTCTTAAATCGGTAGCCGAGTCAATTACAAGTTACAATCAACTTGTCGGACTCTATTACAAGGGACAAGTTGATAGACCAAGGCTTCTTAGATATCGAAAGAAAGGAGGATTGGCTGCTGTCACATTCCCGAAACAGGCCATTACCTATAAAGAAGGTTTGTTTTACCCTTCTATAAGTAAAGAAAGCAAGCCGGAATTGCTTACAGAAATTGTTTTGGAACCTCCAGATTTTATAGATCCAGACTGGGTGAAAGAAGTTGCAGTTCGCCCGTACCTGGGACAACTGTGGATTGATTGGGTTATTGATGACGGGAAGCAACCAGTAGAGAATAATCCAAATCTTGATTACTCTCAAGCCTGGAGTTTTGATCATGGTGGCGATAACTGGTTGACTGGAGTTTCGACCCAAGGAAAGAGCCTGATAATTGATGGTCGTAAACTTAAGTCAATGAACCAAGGTTATGCTCGTCTAGTGGCAAAATACAAAAGTGGTAAGCCAGATTTTTACTGGGACAGCAACCTAGACCGCGTTCAGCGTAAGCGCAATAATCAGATGAGAGACGCGATAAATAAAGCGGCCAGGTTTATCATTAACCGATGTCTTAGTGATCGCGTTGGAAATTTGATTGTTGGTTGGAATGAGCGCCAAAAAGATTCAATTAATATAGGAAAACGAGGTAATCAAAATTTTGTAGTCATCCCAACAAAAAGATTAATCAATAGGCTTGAGCAACTTTGTCCTGAGTATGGAATCAAGTTGACAATCACTGAAGAAGCGTACACCAGTAAAGCGTCTTACCTTGACGACGACAGCCTCCCAAAACATGGTGAAAAACCCAAAGGATGGACACCGTCGGGAAAGCGGGTAAAACGTGGTTTGTACAAGTCTTCTAAAGGCCACCTGATAAATGCGGATTGCAATGGTGCCGGAAATATTGCTAGAAAAGTAGCCACACAGTTAGGTCTTGACCTGACCAAGGTGGGTAGGGGAGCTTTGACACTCCCGCATCGATATGATCTGTTCACATACTTGTCGAGATCATATCGAAATAAAGGTGTTCGCGAAGCGTCGCCTTCGGCGATAGCGGCACGGGTTCACCCTGCCGCGTAA
- a CDS encoding type II toxin-antitoxin system PemK/MazF family toxin codes for MWWANLPDPKGSEPGYRRPVLVIQDDLLATLHKLIQ; via the coding sequence ATGTGGTGGGCAAATCTGCCTGACCCAAAAGGTTCTGAACCAGGATATCGTCGTCCTGTCTTGGTAATTCAAGATGATCTTTTGGCAACTTTACACAAGTTAATACAGTGA
- a CDS encoding helix-turn-helix domain-containing protein — MNKCVGTTEAASLLGISSRRLRQLLEKGRVRGAYKSGKFWIIPLFNHLPQITKGNRGPIGKWRTSRPPALAKINVNRNHIGSNMKKSPQDRKPVISVKRKGTNLYGNEVEILGPCKIVYQPDNPLDCGARLWIETFSDIHFVS, encoded by the coding sequence ATGAACAAGTGCGTTGGAACTACTGAAGCCGCATCTCTATTAGGAATTTCTTCTCGACGATTGCGCCAACTCCTAGAAAAGGGTCGCGTCCGGGGTGCCTATAAAAGCGGGAAATTCTGGATTATTCCTCTGTTCAACCATTTGCCACAAATTACTAAAGGTAATCGTGGACCCATTGGCAAATGGCGCACTAGTCGTCCCCCTGCTTTAGCGAAGATTAATGTCAATCGCAATCACATTGGCTCGAATATGAAGAAAAGCCCTCAAGACCGGAAGCCAGTGATTTCAGTAAAACGAAAGGGCACTAATCTCTACGGTAATGAGGTGGAAATCCTTGGTCCGTGTAAGATTGTGTATCAGCCGGATAATCCTCTCGATTGTGGCGCTCGTTTGTGGATTGAAACCTTTAGTGATATCCACTTTGTTTCTTGA
- a CDS encoding PEP-CTERM sorting domain-containing protein (PEP-CTERM proteins occur, often in large numbers, in the proteomes of bacteria that also encode an exosortase, a predicted intramembrane cysteine proteinase. The presence of a PEP-CTERM domain at a protein's C-terminus predicts cleavage within the sorting domain, followed by covalent anchoring to some some component of the (usually Gram-negative) cell surface. Many PEP-CTERM proteins exhibit an unusual sequence composition that includes large numbers of potential glycosylation sites. Expression of one such protein has been shown restore the ability of a bacterium to form floc, a type of biofilm.) codes for MIYDFEVSIYSGFLDGETYSGSFEFDDSGLTGIPRNEFLSVSNISFDFDGVNYTETDGLSDPKAVFFNGDFFGLSWSDDEFSFVAGFFELGEAFFVYDIPQEFAQGDIAYTLRPDTPASTPVSTPEPTALFSLLALGATGCSGVLKKRK; via the coding sequence ATGATTTATGATTTTGAAGTTAGTATATATTCAGGTTTTTTAGATGGTGAAACCTATTCTGGTTCTTTTGAGTTTGATGATTCAGGATTAACGGGAATACCTCGCAACGAATTTTTATCAGTCTCCAATATCAGTTTTGACTTTGATGGTGTTAACTACACTGAAACTGATGGTTTATCCGATCCTAAAGCTGTATTTTTCAATGGTGATTTCTTCGGGTTGAGTTGGTCAGATGATGAATTCTCTTTTGTAGCCGGTTTCTTTGAGCTTGGTGAAGCTTTCTTTGTATACGATATTCCTCAAGAATTTGCTCAAGGAGACATTGCATACACTTTACGTCCAGATACCCCAGCATCTACACCAGTATCTACACCTGAACCAACTGCTCTTTTCAGTTTGTTAGCTTTGGGTGCTACAGGTTGCAGTGGTGTTTTGAAAAAGAGAAAGTAA
- a CDS encoding type II toxin-antitoxin system PemK/MazF family toxin, producing the protein MWWANLPDPKGSEPGYRRPVLVIQDDLLATLHKLIQRCSAVLGRQRGLGGSPHERLPWFPPLALCIKK; encoded by the coding sequence ATGTGGTGGGCAAATCTGCCTGACCCAAAAGGTTCTGAACCAGGATATCGTCGTCCTGTCTTGGTAATTCAAGATGATCTTTTGGCAACTTTACACAAGTTAATACAGCGATGCAGCGCGGTCTTGGGAAGGCAGCGCGGTCTTGGGGGTTCCCCCCATGAGCGACTGCCGTGGTTTCCCCCACTCGCGCTTTGCATCAAGAAGTGA
- a CDS encoding DUF433 domain-containing protein, whose protein sequence is MSYHNIITIEPDKRGGKPCIRQMRITVYDILGWLAAGMSHAEIVDDFPELTETDIRACLEFAADREHRLVASVSTP, encoded by the coding sequence ATGAGCTATCATAATATTATTACAATCGAACCGGATAAGCGAGGTGGTAAACCTTGTATTCGGCAGATGCGAATAACCGTTTATGACATTTTAGGCTGGCTAGCAGCTGGTATGTCTCACGCCGAAATTGTCGATGACTTTCCAGAATTGACCGAAACGGACATTAGAGCTTGTCTAGAATTTGCTGCTGATCGCGAACATCGTTTAGTTGCTTCGGTAAGTACTCCTTGA
- the psbQ gene encoding photosystem II protein PsbQ → MMMRSYRSILTVILAMVMTFLVSCGSPSATKAPTYTPEKIAQIQTSATRVLELREKMPVLEANIQDENWVDVSSFIHGPLGDLGRSSNYLAGQLLPKDQKAAKQAAEVLLKSLVKIDEASVERNSQLALKNYEAALKNFDEFLELIPTS, encoded by the coding sequence ATGATGATGAGAAGTTATCGGTCTATTCTGACTGTGATTCTGGCAATGGTGATGACCTTTTTGGTCAGCTGTGGTAGCCCAAGTGCCACCAAGGCTCCTACCTACACCCCTGAAAAAATTGCCCAAATCCAGACAAGTGCTACTAGAGTGCTTGAGCTTCGCGAGAAAATGCCAGTTCTCGAAGCCAACATTCAAGACGAAAACTGGGTAGATGTCAGTTCATTTATCCATGGTCCGTTAGGAGATCTAGGGCGAAGCAGTAACTATCTGGCTGGTCAACTTCTTCCCAAAGACCAGAAAGCAGCCAAGCAAGCGGCTGAAGTATTGTTGAAATCTTTGGTGAAAATTGACGAAGCTTCTGTAGAGCGCAACTCCCAGCTAGCACTCAAAAACTACGAAGCAGCTTTGAAAAACTTTGATGAGTTTTTGGAACTCATTCCCACTAGTTAA